One genomic window of Nakamurella panacisegetis includes the following:
- a CDS encoding DinB family protein, whose protein sequence is MTDIDAQGRPQPPLAAGEADTLMGFLEFQRATLAWKCEGLDAADLRATVAPSSMTLGGLLKHLSYVEDHWFSRWFAGADPLPPWDTADWSSDPDWEWRSSTDDPPGYLHGLWRDAVARSRSVMTEAPDLGQLAVRTWPDGRAPSLRWILCHMIEEYARHNGHADLLRESIDGQTGE, encoded by the coding sequence ATGACGGACATCGACGCGCAGGGCCGCCCGCAGCCCCCGCTCGCCGCGGGCGAGGCGGACACCCTGATGGGCTTCCTGGAATTTCAGCGGGCCACGCTCGCCTGGAAGTGCGAGGGCCTGGACGCGGCCGACTTGCGCGCCACTGTCGCGCCGTCGTCGATGACGTTGGGCGGGCTGCTCAAGCACCTCAGTTACGTCGAGGACCACTGGTTCTCCCGGTGGTTCGCCGGTGCCGATCCCCTCCCACCGTGGGACACCGCCGACTGGAGTTCCGACCCGGACTGGGAGTGGCGCTCGTCGACCGACGACCCCCCCGGGTACCTGCACGGATTGTGGCGGGACGCGGTGGCCCGGTCTCGTTCAGTGATGACCGAAGCGCCTGATCTCGGGCAGCTCGCCGTCCGAACCTGGCCGGACGGGCGGGCCCCCAGCCTGCGCTGGATCCTCTGCCACATGATCGAGGAGTACGCCCGCCACAACGGACACGCCGACCTGCTCCGCGAGTCGATCGACGGACAGACCGGCGAATAG